From Erigeron canadensis isolate Cc75 chromosome 8, C_canadensis_v1, whole genome shotgun sequence, one genomic window encodes:
- the LOC122579723 gene encoding aldehyde oxidase GLOX-like, which translates to MASTNPLLLILSFSFLYLFINVATVPVVAVGGSWSLVQKNIGISAMHMQLLPSDRVIIFDRTDFGPSNISLPDGKCREDPHELVLKKDCTAHSIVYDVVLNSIRPLMVLTDVWCSSGALMKDGSLIQTGGFNDGDHVVRVFNNTCSSSSSKCDWEEINSGLVNRRWYATNHILPDGKQIVIGGRRQFNYEFYPKQMVNEKAFSLPFLVQTNDQNIENNLYPFVFLNTDGHLFIFANNRAILFDYSRNVVLKTFPEIPDGHPRNYPSTGSAVLLPMHVVHGDVPAMEVLVCGGAPKGAFEKAQNKTYDAALDSCGRIRISDPNPKWVMETMPLRRVMGDMVLLPNGDVLIINGGASGTAGWEYGRNPVFNPVIYRPCYPINSRFEVQNPSTIPRMYHSTAILVRDGRILVGGSNPHVYYNFTNVFFPTELSLEAFSPSYLDSSSFGVRPTIISPKTHTSIKYGEHIFVRFTIQNQVDMNRVAVTMVPPSFNTHSFSMNQRLLVLESGNTTNSVGKSTYEVNITAPMSGIIAPPGYYMLFVVHQKIPSEGIWIVMH; encoded by the coding sequence ATGGCTTCTACAAATCCACTACTCCTTatcctttcattttctttcctttACCTCTTCATCAACGTCGCCACCGTGCCCGTCGTCGCAGTTGGTGGAAGTTGGTCACTTGTCCAAAAAAACATAGGCATATCCGCCATGCACATGCAACTTCTCCCATCTGACCGAGTGATCATTTTCGACCGAACAGACTTTGGTCCATCCAATATTTCACTCCCGGATGGTAAATGTCGTGAAGATCCACATGAATTagttttgaagaaagattgtACGGCTCATTCTATAGTATACGATGTCGTATTGAACTCCATTCGGCCACTTATGGTTCTCACGGATGTGTGGTGTTCCTCTGGTGCTTTAATGAAGGATGGTAGTTTAATTCAAACTGGTGGGTTTAATGATGGTGATCATGTGGTTAGGGTGTTTAATAATActtgtagtagtagtagtagtaaatgTGATTGGGAAGAGATTAACTCTGGATTAGTGAATCGTAGATGGTATGCTACTAATCATATATTACCGGACGGTAAACAAATTGTGATAGGAGGTCGCAGACAATTTAACTACGAGTTTTATCCTAAACAAATGGTGAATGAAAAAGCTTTTAGTTTGCCCTTTTTAGTACAAACTAATGAtcaaaatattgaaaataacTTGTATCCATTTGTGTTTCTTAATACGGATggacatttgtttattttcgCCAATAACCGTGCTATTTTGTTTGATTATTCAAGGAATGTGGTTTTGAAAACGTTTCCCGAGATTCCGGATGGACATCCGAGGAATTATCCAAGTACGGGTTCAGCTGTTTTGCTGCCCATGCACGTTGTACATGGGGATGTGCCAGCGATGGAAGTTTTGGTTTGTGGGGGCGCACCCAAAGGTGCATTTGAGAAAGCTCAAAATAAGACATATGATGCTGCTTTGGATAGTTGTGGTCGTATTAGAATATCTGACCCAAATCCAAAATGGGTTATGGAAACTATGCCTTTGCGTCGGGTTATGGGTGATATGGTATTGTTACCAAATGGAgatgttttaataattaatggTGGGGCAAGTGGGACCGCTGGTTGGGAATATGGGAGGAATCCGGTTTTCAATCCTGTAATTTACCGACCTTGTTACCCGATTAACTCTCGTTTTGAGGTGCAAAATCCAAGCACCATACCCCGAATGTACCATTCGACTGCAATTTTGGTTCGAGATGGGAGAATTTTGGTTGGGGGAAGTAATCCTCACGTGTATTATAATTTCACGAACGTATTTTTTCCTACTGAATTAAGTTTGGAGGCTTTTTCACCATCATATTTGGACTCAAGTTCATTTGGAGTTCGACCCACAATCATTTCACCAAAGACCCATACTAGTATTAAATATGGTGAACACATATTTGTTCGGTTCACAATCCAAAACCAGGTGGATATGAATCGAGTTGCGGTGACAATGGTGCCACCCTCATTTAACACGCACTCGTTTTCGATGAACCAAAGGTTGTTGGTTCTTGAAAGCGGCAATACCACAAACAGTGTCGGGAAATCTACATACGAGGTTAACATAACAGCACCAATGTCCGGCATCATTGCACCACCCGGGTATTATATGCTATTTGTAGTACATCAAAAAATCCCAAGTGAAGGCATTTGGATCGTCATGCATTGA
- the LOC122579784 gene encoding histone H3.3-like, translating into MVSNIVSSERIIQNAIIHMARTKQSARMASAGKAPRKVLKVCGCGCGGRNRIPILITRPHRYRPVALREIRKYQKSTNLLIRKLPFQRLVREIAHDFKTDLRFQSHTVLALQEAAEAYLVALFEDTNLSAIHAKRVTIMRKDVQLARRIRGEHT; encoded by the exons ATGGTTAGTAACATAGTTTCCTCTGAAAGAATAATCCAAAACGCAATAATACATATGGCTCGTACGAAGCAAAGCGCTCGCATGGCTAGTGCTGGAAAAGCTCCGAGGAAGGTGCTTAAAGTATGTGGTTGTGGTTGTGGCGGCAGGAACAGAATTCCAATATTAATAACAAGGCCTCATCGTTATCGTCCTGTTGCTCTTCG TGAAATCCGCAAGTATCAGAAGAGTACCAATCTCTTGATCAGAAAACTGCCATTCCAAAGACTTGTTCGTGAAATCGCTCATGACTTCAAG ACTGACTTGAGGTTCCAGAGCCATACTGTGTTGGCACTTCAAGAGGCAGCCGAAGCGTACCTTGTGGCACTGTTTGAAGATACCAATTTGAGTGCGATTCATGCCAAGAGAGTTACCATCATGCGCAAAGATGTGCAGTTGGCCCGTCGTATCCGTGGGGAGCATACTTAA
- the LOC122578333 gene encoding probable 1-acylglycerol-3-phosphate O-acyltransferase: MNPRFGLRRSIPNSPAKHMAHELNSSPPATENASPVTATRSLWPSVLRWIPTSVDHIISAEKRLLSLVKTPYTQELVNIGSGPPGSKVSWFRSATNEPRFINTITFNSKEGSPTLVMVHGYAASQGFFFRNFDALAQHFRVIAIDQLGWGGSSRPDFTCKSTEETEDWFIDSFEEWRKVKNLSNFILLGHSFGGYIAAKYALKHPEHVQHLILVGPAGFTSETEHKSERLTKFQATWKGAILNHLWESNFTPLKIIRGLGPFGPNLVHKYTSARFGQYATGEVLAEEESKLLTDYLYHTSVAKASGELCMKHIFSFGAFARSPLLQRSSEWKVATTFIYGVHDWMDYLGADAARKNMTVPCEIIRVPQAGHFVFLDNAKGFHSAVLHACSRFLPPESANYPLEEGVTSV, translated from the exons ATGAACCCTAGGTTTGGCCTGAGACGTTCTATTCCGAATTCTCCGGCCAAACATATGGCACATGAATTGAACTCATCTCCTCCGGCAACGGAAAATGCATCACCGGTAACGGCGACGAGATCGTTATGGCCATCTGTTCTCCGGTGGATTCCGACTTCAGTTGATCACATTATTTCTGCTGAAAAACGTCTTCTATCTCTCGTTAA GACACCTTATACTCAAGAGCTGGTTAATATCGGGTCTGGTCCACCAGGGTCTAAAGTGAGCTGGTTTCGCTCCGCCACAAATGAACCAAGATTTATCAATACTATTACCTTCAATAGCAAAGAGGGATCTCCTACTCTTGTAATGGTACATGGATATGCGGCTTCTCAAGGTTTCTTCTTTAGAAATTTTGATGCCCTTGCTCAGCACTTCAGGGTTATTGCCATTGATCAGCTTGG TTGGGGTGGATCTAGCAGACCAGACTTCACTTGTAAAAGTACTGAAG AAACTGAGGACTGGTTTATTGATTCCTTTGAGGAATGGCGCAAAGTCAAAAACCTTAGCAACTTTATTTTGCTTGGGCACTCATTTGGAGGGTACATTGCAGCCAAATATGCTCTAAAA CATCCGGAGCATGTACAACATCTGATTTTGGTAGGACCTGCTGGGTTTACTTCAGAAACTGAACATAAATCAGAACGACTTACTAAATTCCAAGCAACATGGAAGGGTGCTATTTTGAATCATCTGTGGGAGTCTAACTTTACTCCTTTGAAGATCATCAG AGGTTTAGGCCCTTTTGGTCCAAATTTGGTCCACAAATATACAAGTGCAAGATTTGGTCAATACGCAACTGGCGAAGTGTTAGCCGAGGAAGAGTCAAAATTACTTACAG ATTATCTTTACCACACTTCGGTGGCAAAGGCTAGTGGAGAGTTGTGTATGAAGCATATCTTCTCATTTGGTGCATTTGCTCGGAGTCCTCTATTACAAAG ATCTTCCGAGTGGAAAGTGGCAACAACCTTTATATATGGTGTCCATGACTGGATGGATTATCTGGGAGCAGATGCAGCTCGCAAGAATATGACTGTTCCATGTGAAATCATAAGAGTCCCGCAG GCCGGTCACTTTGTGTTTTTAGACAATGCAAAAGGATTCCACTCAGCAGTATTACATGCTTGCAGCAGATTTCTTCCTCCGGAATCAGCCAACTATCCTCTTGAGGAAGGTGTTACATCCGTCTAA
- the LOC122578607 gene encoding uncharacterized TPR repeat-containing protein At1g05150-like encodes MATRGSRSEKVKRIFQQFDLNRDGGLNRDEMSALVVAVNPRVKFSNEQISAILDEVFRTYSDFIDSEKGLTYDGLLRTYDDGAGDVDRDFEALGLELKSNEDTGVNNGAVVDTGNVNEVGSSSFKDNSNSIVVAEDKGKTTQKQPHTQLRTANWAASPNHGIVFDDTWKLVDDLEVLIKRLKTKQMKDLKMKGGENSDVFSDPGWSRELGPSMEMNSNNKQIVWDESKHEYAVFVKELGGLRSRADGARSREEAFDGHMAIGRVLYDQQVFKEALVCFKRACELQPTDVRPHFRTGNCYYVLGRHGEAKDEFILALDAAEAGGTQWAYLLPQIHVNLGISLEGEGMVISACEHYREAAILCPTHFRALKLLGSALFGVGEYKAAVKALEEAIYLKNDYADAHCDLASALHAMGNDDNAVKEFQKAIDLKPGHVDALYNLGGLYMDMGRYQRASEVYIRVLGLWPNHWRAQLNKAVSLLGAGETDEAKKSLKEALKMTSRVELHDALSHLKQLQKKKLKGNGNGEDSFIIIEPSKFKTLSEKTTLRQELATALDIRSFQRITRLFKCDVELLKKEMNETETPLSYSGYGIPEKSIRKAALECILRRLLSFLKAETFVGAVKAINLKILSVLDESESGRVDLGMFFAVIAPICGGTPEKRKRVAFESLLWRPVNEEGNGGKIKKADALRYLKLLRSIYISSELNNSEMLEIHGERDDSLVSLTEFLAMFDDKDWGFGVMSTLIKLEAGDRNRHGNNTCSVCRYPIIGSRFKEVKSRFSLCSQCYSEGKVAPNFKQEEYHFKEYANGSEALKDKCMWFSSSNSSKSSSGTNNS; translated from the coding sequence ATGGCGACTAGAGGTAGCAGATcagaaaaagtaaaaagaatatttcAGCAGTTTGATTTAAATAGAGATGGGGGTTTAAATAGAGATGAAATGTCTGCACTTGTTGTAGCTGTAAACCCTAGAGTTAAGTTTAGTAATGAACAAATTAGTGCAATACTTGATGAAGTTTTTCGTACTTATAGCGATTTTATTGATTCTGAAAAGGGTCTTACTTATGATGGTCTATTAAGGACTTATGATGACGGTGCTGGTGATGTTGATCGAGATTTTGAGGCGTTAGGCCTCGAATTGAAGAGTAATGAGGATACTGGTGTTAATAATGGGGCTGTTGTTGATACTGGCAATGTGAATGAAGTCGGGTCTTCGTCTTTTAAGGATAATTCGAATTCTATTGTTGTTGCTGAGGATAAAGGGAAGACGACCCAGAAGCAGCCTCATACGCAGTTGAGGACTGCTAATTGGGCTGCTTCGCCAAACCATGGGATTGTGTTTGATGATACTTGGAAATTGGTGGATGATTTGGAGGTTTTGATTAAGAGGTTAAAAACTAAACAAATGAAGGATTTGAAGATGAAAGGAGGGGAGAATTCGGATGTGTTTTCTGATCCGGGGTGGTCTAGGGAGCTTGGACCGTCTATGGAGatgaatagtaataataaaCAGATTGTTTGGGATGAAAGTAAGCATGAGTATGCTGTTTTTGTTAAGGAGTTAGGAGGTTTGAGGTCTAGAGCAGATGGTGCTAGGTCGAGAGAAGAAGCGTTTGATGGGCATATGGCGATTGGTCGTGTTTTATATGATCAGCAGGTGTTTAAAGAAGCATTAGTGTGTTTTAAAAGGGCTTGTGAGTTACAACCTACTGATGTTAGGCCTCATTTTCGAACAGGGAATTGTTATTATGTTCTTGGAAGGCATGGTGAAGCTAAGGATGAGTTTATTTTAGCTTTGGATGCAGCAGAAGCCGGTGGTACTCAATGGGCATATTTACTTCCTCAAATTCATGTGAATCTTGGAATTTCACTTGAAGGTGAAGGTATGGTTATTAGTGCTTGTGAACATTATAGAGAGGCTGCAATTCTTTGTCCGACTCATTTTAGAGCTTTAAAGCTTTTAGGTAGTGCGTTATTCGGTGTGGGCGAGTATAAAGCTGCTGTTAAGGCCTTAGAAGAAgcaatttatttgaaaaatgattATGCAGATGCACATTGTGACCTTGCTTCCGCTTTACACGCAATGGGTAATGATGATAATGCGGTTAAAGAGTTCCAAAAAGCCATTGATTTGAAGCCTGGTCATGTTGATGCTTTGTATAATCTAGGTGGTCTGTATATGGATATGGGTCGGTACCAACGGGCTTCTGAGGTTTACATTCGGGTTTTGGGATTGTGGCCTAACCATTGGAGGGCTCAGTTGAACAAGGCGGTTTCGTTATTAGGGGCTGGTGAGACCGACGAAGCTAAAAAATCGTTAAAAGAAGCTTTAAAGATGACTAGCAGGGTTGAATTACATGATGCTTTATCTCACTTGAAGCAACTTcagaaaaagaaattaaagggTAACGGAAATGGGGAAGATTCATTTATTATCATAGAGCCTTCAAAGTTCAAAACCTTAAGTGAAAAAACGACATTGAGACAAGAATTGGCTACTGCTCTTGATATTCGATCTTTTCAAAGAATAACCCGGTTGTTTAAATGTGATGTCGAGCTTCTTAAGAAGGAAATGAATGAAACCGAGACCCCTTTAAGCTATTCTGGTTATGGTATACCTGAAAAGTCTATACGTAAGGCCGCTTTGGAGTGCATTCTTAGAAGGTTACTAAGTTTCTTGAAAGCCGAGACTTTTGTAGGGGCAGTCAAGGCAATCAACCTTAAAATCCTCTCAGTTCTCGATGAATCAGAATCCGGCAGGGTAGATTTGGGTATGTTTTTTGCGGTAATAGCTCCAATTTGTGGTGGTACACCTGAGAAACGGAAAAGGGTGGCATTTGAATCACTTTTGTGGCGGCCCGTGAATGAAGAAGGAAATGGTGGTAAGATTAAAAAAGCTGATGCTTTAAGATACTTGAAGTTATTGAGATCCATCTACATTTCTTCAGAGTTAAACAACAGTGAAATGCTCGAAATCCATGGTGAAAGAGACGATTCATTGGTTTCACTAACCGAGTTTCTTGCTATGTTTGATGATAAAGATTGGGGTTTTGGTGTAATGTCTACTTTAATAAAGCTTGAAGCCGGTGACAGGAACCGTCATGGTAACAACACGTGCTCAGTTTGTCGATACCCAATAATAGGGTCACGATTTAAGGAGGTGAAGTCAAGATTTAGTCTTTGTAGTCAATGTTACAGTGAAGGGAAAGTGGCTCCGAATTTTAAGCAGGAAGAGTATCATTTCAAAGAGTATGCTAATGGGAGTGAAGCATTGAAAGATAAGTGCATGTGGTTTAGTTCATCAAATAGTTCTAAAAGTTCATCAGGTACAAATAATTCATAG